Sequence from the Amycolatopsis sp. NBC_00345 genome:
ACTATCTGGCGCTTGTCGCCGATCCGGCGGTGCTTCGGCGTCGTCTGCGGGCGCGGCCTGCCTGGCGTGAGTGGGATGAGGAGCGGATCGACGAGATGCTCGGCTTCACCGCCTGGATCCGCGGTCAGGTCGACCACTTCGACACGACCGACGTGCCGTTGGACGAGACTGTCGCTTACGTCGAGAAGTGGGTTCGCGCCGGGCTGGCTTGAATCCCGCCGCAGCCAAGAAGCCCAAGAAGTCCAGAAACCTCAAGCAACCAGCGGCCACCGCAGCCCGTCCGGCTCGTCGAGCCAGAACTCCTGGTGCGAGCCGTCCACGGTCAGGCCGAAGCGGTCACGCTCGGGCTTGCCCAGCGACTTCCACAGCACGTACGCGCGTTCGGCCAGGTCCCACAGCGCGCGCGGGCCGCCTTGGGCGACCTCGAACGTCTCGCCCGCCTTGCGGCAGCGGACCCACGAGCCGTCGGGGTGGGTCAGCGCTATCGGGCCCGGGTCGGCGCGGGTCAGGACCACAGACGTGCCGCTGGACGGTTTTTCGCGGACCGGGTGCACGTCCGGCAGTTCCAGCGACGCGAAGAACTCGAACTTGCGCTCCGGCTTCACCAGCCGCGACATCGGCAGACGCGTGGGGCGCCAGTCCGCGTCGTCGGGAGCCGGCAGTGCTGCGGGTTCGGCGCGGCGGTGGGCGCGTAGCGGCATGAACCGGCCGTCGCGGGCCAGTACGCGGCCGGTGCCCTTCGCGCCTTCGCCCGCGACCAGGCGCACCAGGCCCGCGCCCAGCGGCCGGTTCAACGTCGTCACCACCAGACCGCCCGGCACGGTCTGCTCCAGCCACGCCGGCGGGATCGCCGAGACCGACGCCGTGCACAGCACCCGGTCGAACAGCACGCCTGCCGGGAAGCCGAGCGCGCCGTCGCCCACCGCGCACGACGGCGCGTAGCCGCACGCTTGCAGGTGTTCGCGCGCTGCCGTCACCAGCTCGGCATCGATGTCCACAGTGGACACCTGGCCGGAGCCGCAGCGGTGGCTCAGCAGCCCCGCGTTGTACCCCGTGCCGGTGCCGATCTCCAGCACGCGCTGCCCGTCGCCCACGCGCAGCTCTTCGAGCATGATCGCCATGATCGCGGGCATGCTCGACGAGCTGCTGGGTATCCCGGGGACGGGGCCCCGGCGGGCCTCGTCCCAGAGCGACGGGTCGTCGTCCAGCTGGGTGACCAGTACTTCCGGCGAGTAGACCTGCTCCAGCCAGCCGGGGTCGCCGGCGTCCATCGCGGTCCAGCCGCGGTCGGACGGCAGGAAGAACCGCGGCAGGAACACGTGCCGTGGCACCGAACGGAAGGCCTCGACCCAGTGCGCGTCGTGCAGCACGTCCTGTTCGACGAGGTGCTTGACCAGCCGACGGCGCAGCCGTTGCGTGCCCATGGGCTCCACCGTAGCCGGGTGAGCGGCAACAC
This genomic interval carries:
- a CDS encoding methyltransferase domain-containing protein, which codes for MGTQRLRRRLVKHLVEQDVLHDAHWVEAFRSVPRHVFLPRFFLPSDRGWTAMDAGDPGWLEQVYSPEVLVTQLDDDPSLWDEARRGPVPGIPSSSSSMPAIMAIMLEELRVGDGQRVLEIGTGTGYNAGLLSHRCGSGQVSTVDIDAELVTAAREHLQACGYAPSCAVGDGALGFPAGVLFDRVLCTASVSAIPPAWLEQTVPGGLVVTTLNRPLGAGLVRLVAGEGAKGTGRVLARDGRFMPLRAHRRAEPAALPAPDDADWRPTRLPMSRLVKPERKFEFFASLELPDVHPVREKPSSGTSVVLTRADPGPIALTHPDGSWVRCRKAGETFEVAQGGPRALWDLAERAYVLWKSLGKPERDRFGLTVDGSHQEFWLDEPDGLRWPLVA